One Synechococcus sp. PROS-9-1 DNA window includes the following coding sequences:
- a CDS encoding homoserine O-succinyltransferase yields MALILPRNYHKITAVERNRISWIEPEQAERQDIRPLRIGILNIMPLGKQYEFNLLHPLGLSVLQIEPIWIRLQSHAYRSWDQAHLNQHYVSWEEAQSERPLDGLIITGAPVEHLAFEDVTYWPELVELINKARHSCASTLGLCWAGFALAYLAGVNKVTFDRKLFGVFPMRSLVPGHSLMGTQDDQFLCPQSRYAGLPDAAMESAQRQGRLRLLAHGEKVGYTIFETPDQRQLMHLGHPEYTVGRLQGEMERDLARGDVPPPENFDADHPRTLWRSHRNLLFQQWLWFCYHRVSLQS; encoded by the coding sequence ATGGCACTGATCCTTCCTAGGAATTATCACAAGATCACCGCTGTTGAACGGAATCGGATCTCTTGGATTGAACCCGAGCAAGCCGAGCGTCAAGACATCCGGCCCTTGCGCATTGGCATTCTGAACATCATGCCTTTGGGGAAGCAGTACGAATTCAACCTGCTTCATCCTCTTGGTCTCTCGGTTCTTCAGATTGAACCGATCTGGATTCGCCTCCAATCTCATGCCTACCGAAGCTGGGATCAAGCCCATCTCAACCAGCACTATGTGAGCTGGGAGGAGGCTCAGTCAGAGCGTCCATTGGATGGATTAATCATCACCGGTGCCCCCGTGGAACACTTGGCGTTTGAGGACGTCACCTATTGGCCAGAGTTGGTTGAGCTGATCAACAAGGCGCGTCACTCTTGTGCCAGCACTCTCGGCCTCTGTTGGGCTGGGTTTGCTCTGGCTTATCTCGCGGGAGTGAACAAGGTGACGTTCGATCGGAAATTGTTTGGGGTGTTTCCGATGCGAAGTCTTGTGCCTGGTCATTCCCTCATGGGAACCCAGGATGATCAATTTCTCTGTCCTCAAAGCCGATATGCGGGATTACCGGATGCGGCGATGGAATCGGCGCAACGCCAGGGACGACTAAGGCTTCTCGCCCATGGAGAGAAGGTGGGTTACACCATTTTTGAAACGCCAGATCAGCGTCAGCTCATGCATCTTGGCCATCCCGAATACACCGTCGGAAGGCTGCAGGGAGAAATGGAGCGCGATCTGGCCCGTGGCGATGTTCCACCGCCTGAAAATTTTGACGCAGATCATCCGAGAACCCTGTGGCGTTCCCATCGAAACCTGCTCTTCCAGCAGTGGTTATGGTTCTGTTACCACCGCGTCAGCCTTCAGTCGTAA
- a CDS encoding O-acetylhomoserine aminocarboxypropyltransferase/cysteine synthase family protein, with amino-acid sequence MTSQRFETLQLHAGQVPDPTTNSRAVPIYQTSSYVFNNAEHGANLFGLKEFGNIYTRLMNPTTDVFEKRVAALEGGVAAVATASGQSAQFLAITNCMQAGDNFVSTSFLYGGTYNQFKVQFPRLGIQVKFADGDDVASFAAQIDDNTKAIYVEAMGNPRFNIPDFAGLSALAKERGIPLIVDNTLGAAGALIRPIEHGADVVVESATKWIGGHGTSLGGVIVDAGTFNWGNGKFPLMSQPSAAYHGLVHWDAFGFGSDICKMLGLPDERNIAFALRARVECLRDWGPAISPFNSFLLLQGLETLSLRVERHAQNALALATWLQEHSSVAHVSYPGLPSDPYHASAKRYLTDRGMGCMLMFSLNGGYDDAVRFIDSLKLASHLANVGDSKTLVIHPASTTHQQLSADEQASAGVTPTMVRVSVGLEHIDDIKADFEQALAT; translated from the coding sequence TTCGAGACCCTTCAGTTGCATGCTGGTCAGGTCCCTGACCCCACGACAAACTCTCGGGCGGTCCCGATCTACCAGACCAGCTCGTACGTGTTCAACAACGCTGAGCACGGTGCAAATTTGTTTGGGTTGAAGGAATTCGGGAACATCTACACCCGTTTGATGAACCCCACAACGGATGTCTTTGAAAAGCGCGTTGCAGCACTGGAGGGAGGTGTGGCGGCCGTCGCCACCGCTTCAGGTCAATCGGCTCAGTTTTTAGCGATTACCAACTGCATGCAGGCAGGAGACAATTTTGTTTCCACATCCTTTCTGTACGGCGGCACGTACAACCAGTTCAAGGTGCAATTTCCGCGCCTAGGAATTCAGGTCAAGTTTGCTGATGGCGACGATGTCGCGAGTTTCGCCGCCCAGATTGATGACAACACCAAGGCGATCTATGTGGAAGCGATGGGCAACCCCCGCTTCAACATTCCCGACTTCGCCGGCCTCTCCGCACTCGCTAAGGAACGTGGCATCCCTCTGATTGTCGACAACACACTCGGAGCTGCAGGAGCCTTGATTCGACCGATTGAGCATGGTGCCGATGTGGTGGTGGAGAGCGCCACGAAATGGATTGGTGGTCATGGCACCAGTCTTGGTGGCGTGATTGTTGATGCTGGCACGTTCAACTGGGGGAATGGCAAGTTCCCGTTGATGAGTCAGCCGAGCGCTGCTTATCACGGCCTTGTTCACTGGGACGCCTTCGGTTTCGGCAGTGATATCTGCAAAATGCTGGGTTTACCCGATGAACGCAATATCGCGTTTGCACTAAGGGCAAGGGTGGAATGTCTCCGCGATTGGGGTCCGGCCATTAGCCCCTTCAACAGCTTTTTGTTGCTGCAAGGCTTAGAAACACTGAGCTTGCGTGTGGAGAGGCATGCGCAAAATGCGCTGGCGTTGGCGACCTGGTTACAGGAGCATTCCAGTGTTGCTCATGTGAGCTATCCCGGATTACCCAGCGATCCTTATCACGCAAGTGCCAAGCGCTATCTCACCGACCGTGGGATGGGCTGCATGCTGATGTTCTCGTTAAACGGTGGTTATGACGATGCGGTGCGTTTCATCGACAGCCTCAAGCTGGCGAGCCATCTCGCCAATGTTGGCGACTCCAAGACGTTGGTGATTCATCCAGCCTCCACGACCCATCAGCAGCTCAGTGCTGATGAACAAGCCTCAGCTGGTGTGACTCCCACCATGGTGAGGGTGTCTGTGGGTTTGGAACACATCGACGACATCAAGGCTGATTTTGAGCAGGCTCTTGCGACCTGA